From one Suicoccus acidiformans genomic stretch:
- a CDS encoding LacI family DNA-binding transcriptional regulator: MTTLKDIAQLAQVSKSTVSRYLNNGQVSEKTAKKIEQVIAETGYEPNALARSLKATSSQLIGVIIPRFNSSSTSEVLAGIDEVAMKEGYNLLILNSNQNLQQEMEHIQTLDRQNVAGIILFSQKFHPALLDIVSKTKAKIMILGQSFERFNYTTYDDYQAGKLIAQHAIDLGHKDLLYINPSEEDEAVGKVRAHGFIDWVEQYPVKYQVISSSFDRLDNYRLAHQILPDITATYIACATDRMAISFLKAAIELEIEVPSQLSLSGFGGYNDGQFVHPNLTTVKYPFKEAGQVAMQSLLEGIEDQTEELKQITLGVELLQGKSTGPKKS; this comes from the coding sequence ATGACAACACTAAAAGACATTGCCCAACTGGCCCAAGTTTCTAAGAGTACCGTTTCACGCTATTTAAACAATGGTCAAGTAAGTGAAAAGACTGCTAAGAAAATTGAACAGGTTATTGCTGAAACTGGCTATGAACCTAATGCCTTGGCCCGCAGCCTTAAGGCGACATCTAGTCAACTCATAGGTGTGATAATACCACGCTTTAATTCGAGCTCAACTTCAGAAGTTCTAGCTGGTATTGACGAAGTGGCGATGAAGGAGGGCTACAACTTACTAATTCTCAATTCAAATCAAAATCTCCAGCAAGAGATGGAACATATTCAGACCCTTGACCGGCAGAATGTGGCTGGGATTATTCTTTTCTCTCAGAAGTTCCACCCAGCTTTGCTTGATATTGTCTCGAAAACTAAGGCTAAGATTATGATACTAGGACAAAGTTTTGAACGATTCAATTATACAACCTATGATGACTATCAAGCAGGGAAACTCATTGCGCAACATGCGATTGATTTAGGCCATAAAGATTTACTTTATATTAATCCATCCGAAGAGGATGAAGCGGTCGGTAAAGTGAGGGCACACGGCTTTATTGATTGGGTAGAGCAATATCCGGTTAAGTACCAAGTTATCTCGTCGAGTTTCGATCGCTTGGATAACTATCGCTTGGCCCACCAAATATTACCTGATATAACGGCGACTTACATCGCGTGTGCAACGGACCGCATGGCAATATCTTTCCTGAAAGCTGCTATTGAACTGGAGATTGAGGTACCTAGCCAGTTATCCTTGAGTGGCTTTGGCGGTTATAATGATGGACAGTTTGTTCATCCGAATTTGACAACGGTGAAATATCCTTTTAAAGAGGCAGGGCAAGTTGCTATGCAGAGCCTCTTGGAGGGCATTGAAGATCAAACGGAAGAGCTGAAACAAATAACACTGGGTGTAGAGCTTTTACAAGGCAAAAGCACTGGACCCAAGAAGAGTTAA
- a CDS encoding amidohydrolase, giving the protein MKQLLYNANILTMNDNYDAYENGYLVIQDNVIQELGEGLPAGYHTYNEKYDCGQGILIPGMVNTHTHVGMIPFRSLADDVPNRLERFLFPLENRAMTADLAYASAKYAAAEMQLAGVTTCSDMYYFEDDIASAVKEMGSRAILAETIIKKSPDTTADYETLDYAEYFIQRWLEDDLITPGIAPHAPYTNSTESLQKAAAISHKYNVPIMMHVSEMEHEMVYYAEQYQMSPVAYLDSIGLLNNRFIAAHCIHLNSEDIQILKHNQVGVAHCIGANTKSAKGVAPVKELINQEVNVGLGTDGPSSGNTLDMFTQMRMVANFHKTYNRDRSAFAAQEIVGLATIGGARVLNMADEIGSLEVGKKADICLVETQSVNMFPVFDPYSALVYSANAGNVEAVWINGAQRVLQKQLAQHDLRTIRSDLDSSMSQFKVIVSEL; this is encoded by the coding sequence GTGAAGCAGTTACTTTATAATGCAAATATCTTAACGATGAATGATAATTATGACGCTTATGAGAATGGTTATTTAGTAATTCAGGATAATGTGATTCAAGAACTGGGTGAAGGGCTGCCTGCAGGTTATCATACGTATAATGAGAAATATGACTGTGGGCAAGGTATTCTTATACCAGGTATGGTTAATACTCATACGCATGTTGGAATGATACCTTTCCGATCTTTAGCAGATGATGTGCCGAATCGTTTGGAACGCTTTTTGTTTCCATTAGAAAATCGAGCCATGACGGCTGATTTGGCTTACGCTTCTGCTAAATATGCTGCGGCTGAAATGCAGTTAGCAGGTGTGACCACTTGTAGTGATATGTATTACTTTGAAGATGATATTGCAAGCGCAGTTAAAGAGATGGGGAGTCGGGCTATTCTTGCTGAGACGATTATTAAGAAATCACCTGATACAACAGCGGACTATGAGACTTTAGACTATGCTGAATATTTCATTCAAAGGTGGTTAGAAGATGATTTGATTACACCAGGAATTGCTCCCCATGCACCGTATACAAATTCGACTGAAAGCTTACAGAAAGCCGCAGCTATTTCACATAAATATAACGTTCCAATCATGATGCATGTTAGCGAAATGGAACATGAAATGGTATATTATGCTGAACAGTATCAAATGTCACCAGTTGCTTATTTAGATAGTATTGGCTTATTAAATAATCGTTTTATCGCAGCGCATTGTATTCATTTGAATTCAGAAGACATTCAAATATTGAAACATAATCAGGTAGGCGTTGCTCATTGTATCGGAGCAAATACTAAATCCGCCAAGGGGGTCGCGCCCGTAAAAGAACTAATTAATCAAGAAGTGAATGTAGGTCTAGGTACAGATGGACCTAGTAGTGGAAATACATTAGATATGTTTACTCAGATGCGAATGGTAGCAAATTTCCATAAAACCTATAACAGAGATCGCTCTGCTTTTGCAGCACAAGAAATAGTTGGGCTTGCTACTATCGGAGGAGCAAGAGTTTTAAATATGGCAGATGAAATCGGCAGCCTTGAAGTAGGCAAAAAAGCTGATATCTGTTTAGTTGAAACGCAATCGGTGAATATGTTCCCGGTGTTTGACCCATATTCTGCCCTTGTTTATTCAGCAAATGCGGGTAATGTTGAAGCTGTTTGGATAAATGGTGCGCAGCGAGTTCTTCAAAAGCAACTAGCCCAGCATGACTTAAGAACCATTCGAAGCGATTTAGATAGCAGTATGAGCCAATTTAAAGTAATTGTGAGTGAGTTGTAA
- a CDS encoding ABC transporter substrate-binding protein — protein sequence MKLRKALLSLAAAGLLFASSQVGAADQLVVSTFAINEDIIKSDIFEPFTEQTGVEIVNEAGNSGERFTKLQNNPNAQIDVIELSQSHSTQGVKEGLFEPLDASKVENIDQLIENGKAIVDEAGVPYAVNSLGIIYNPEAIDFEIKEWSDLWNPALEGKIAIPDITATFGPIFMHTVSDYKGVDITEDNGEAAFQGLEELKPNILRTYSKSSDLANLFQSGEIVAAVVGDFAVPMIMEGNSSVQYIVPESGTYANYNTVNVLANSENKEAAYDYVNWRIDQVLQTQVASSLNESPTNANVELSEDVAANKTYGEVAERAKPVDFDFIDSNLETWIQQWNTIINQ from the coding sequence ATGAAATTACGTAAAGCTTTATTATCACTTGCTGCAGCTGGATTATTATTTGCAAGTTCTCAAGTAGGAGCAGCTGATCAACTAGTTGTATCAACATTTGCAATCAATGAAGATATCATTAAGTCAGATATCTTTGAACCTTTCACAGAACAAACAGGCGTTGAAATTGTTAATGAAGCAGGTAACTCTGGTGAACGCTTCACTAAATTACAGAATAATCCGAATGCCCAAATTGATGTGATTGAGCTATCACAATCTCACTCAACGCAAGGCGTCAAAGAAGGTTTATTTGAGCCATTAGATGCATCAAAAGTTGAGAATATAGATCAATTAATCGAGAATGGTAAAGCAATTGTTGACGAAGCAGGTGTGCCATATGCTGTCAACTCGTTAGGAATTATCTATAATCCAGAAGCAATTGATTTCGAGATTAAAGAATGGTCTGATTTATGGAATCCAGCTCTTGAAGGCAAAATTGCGATTCCTGATATCACTGCAACCTTCGGACCAATCTTCATGCATACGGTAAGTGACTATAAGGGTGTGGATATTACAGAAGATAATGGAGAGGCAGCTTTCCAAGGTTTAGAAGAATTAAAACCAAATATCCTACGTACTTACTCAAAGTCTTCGGACTTAGCTAACTTATTCCAATCTGGAGAAATTGTAGCAGCTGTTGTAGGTGACTTCGCGGTGCCTATGATCATGGAAGGTAATTCAAGCGTTCAATACATTGTTCCAGAAAGTGGTACATATGCTAACTACAACACAGTTAATGTCCTAGCAAATTCTGAAAACAAAGAGGCGGCTTACGACTATGTTAACTGGCGTATCGATCAAGTGTTACAAACCCAAGTAGCTTCATCTTTAAATGAGTCACCAACTAATGCAAATGTTGAATTATCTGAAGATGTAGCAGCGAATAAGACATATGGTGAAGTAGCAGAGCGTGCTAAACCAGTTGACTTTGACTTTATTGATAGTAACTTGGAAACTTGGATTCAACAATGGAATACCATTATTAATCAATAA
- a CDS encoding ABC transporter ATP-binding protein, translating into MTFISLENVSVSYDGQTKILEDLNLYIQEGELVSLLGPSGCGKTTTLRVVAGLVEAQAGKLNVDGNNMINTPVHQRNFGMVFQSYALFPHMTVRENIAYGLKLRKVNEAEIDEKVNRMVTVVGLEGLADRYPEDLSGGQRQRVALARALVIEPKLLLLDEPLSNLDAKLRVQLRNEIRRIQQELKITTLFVTHDQEECFSISDKVAVMNKGEIEQFDRPEVIYRKPKTEFVARFIGFENFLTLTKGSSRVYQTQSGFTVGQVESDKSSVLMTIRPDDIILETSASTNALKGTIELVTFLGKSYQYVVRTADGEIIVNDDRVVPLEISQAVYLQFPEESMIILED; encoded by the coding sequence GTGACGTTTATAAGTTTAGAAAATGTTTCGGTTAGTTATGACGGCCAAACAAAAATTCTAGAGGACTTGAATCTTTATATCCAAGAAGGGGAACTAGTGTCTTTGTTAGGACCGTCTGGTTGTGGTAAAACGACGACTCTCCGGGTAGTTGCAGGTTTAGTTGAAGCGCAAGCAGGTAAGCTTAATGTGGATGGGAATAATATGATTAACACACCTGTTCATCAAAGAAATTTTGGGATGGTTTTTCAATCTTACGCATTATTTCCTCATATGACTGTTCGGGAGAATATTGCTTATGGGCTTAAATTAAGAAAAGTAAATGAAGCAGAAATAGATGAAAAGGTAAACAGAATGGTAACTGTGGTAGGTCTTGAAGGCTTAGCAGATCGTTATCCTGAAGATTTATCTGGAGGTCAAAGACAACGTGTTGCTTTGGCAAGAGCTCTAGTCATTGAGCCGAAATTATTATTACTTGATGAACCTTTAAGTAATTTGGATGCCAAATTGCGTGTTCAGTTACGAAACGAAATTCGTCGGATTCAACAAGAGTTGAAAATAACCACGCTCTTTGTAACTCATGATCAAGAAGAGTGCTTCTCTATTTCTGATAAAGTTGCAGTAATGAATAAAGGTGAAATTGAGCAATTTGATCGACCAGAAGTTATTTACCGCAAACCAAAAACTGAATTTGTTGCGCGATTTATTGGTTTTGAAAACTTCCTAACCTTAACAAAAGGCTCAAGTAGAGTTTATCAGACACAGAGTGGGTTCACAGTTGGGCAAGTAGAATCAGATAAAAGTTCGGTATTGATGACGATACGCCCGGATGATATAATACTAGAAACGTCAGCGTCAACGAATGCTTTGAAGGGTACAATTGAACTTGTAACATTCCTGGGAAAATCATATCAGTACGTTGTAAGGACGGCCGATGGGGAAATCATTGTCAATGACGATCGAGTAGTTCCACTTGAAATATCTCAAGCTGTGTATCTTCAATTCCCTGAAGAGTCAATGATTATATTGGAGGATTAA
- a CDS encoding ABC transporter permease yields the protein MNNFKGVRWIAYLVFFFLFFPLVIVLVTSFGENSVIEFPISGFTFKWYENALTNDAFINSFLLSVQVSLIATLAALIIGIPAAYALTKYSFPGKTMMKDFFLSPTVIPGIVVGFSLFKFIVVQMQMDVLTGLYIGHFLISLPYVIRVVGSNLDQLDYSMEEAAWTLGATKIQTFFQIILPNIRNGIFASFMLAFINSFNNIPVSQFLSGPGVTLLPTQLMGYIEYNYDPTVSALSVMLMLLTIFLMFLIEKALGLSKIM from the coding sequence ATGAATAATTTTAAAGGTGTACGATGGATTGCTTACCTTGTGTTTTTCTTTCTATTCTTCCCATTAGTTATTGTTTTGGTTACGAGTTTTGGAGAAAACTCTGTGATTGAATTTCCCATTTCAGGTTTTACCTTTAAGTGGTATGAGAATGCATTAACCAATGATGCGTTTATAAATTCATTTCTACTAAGTGTTCAAGTATCCTTAATTGCTACGCTTGCAGCTTTAATCATTGGGATTCCTGCAGCTTACGCACTTACTAAATATTCCTTCCCTGGCAAAACGATGATGAAAGATTTCTTTCTATCACCAACAGTTATTCCTGGGATTGTGGTTGGTTTTTCACTTTTCAAATTTATCGTAGTTCAAATGCAAATGGATGTACTGACCGGATTATATATTGGTCATTTTCTTATTAGTTTACCTTATGTTATCCGAGTTGTGGGCTCTAATTTAGATCAATTGGATTACTCAATGGAAGAAGCAGCTTGGACATTGGGTGCAACAAAGATACAAACATTCTTCCAAATTATATTACCTAATATACGAAATGGTATATTTGCGTCGTTCATGTTAGCGTTTATTAACTCTTTCAATAATATTCCTGTTTCACAGTTTTTATCTGGACCAGGTGTGACGTTATTACCTACTCAGTTAATGGGTTATATTGAATATAACTACGATCCAACCGTATCAGCATTATCAGTGATGTTAATGCTCTTAACGATATTCTTAATGTTTCTTATTGAGAAAGCATTAGGCTTATCCAAAATTATGTAA
- a CDS encoding ABC transporter permease, with product MISQRKWWFVLPGTVLLLVFLILPLISILWPTFYDGQLTLSGYIDFFGDSFNRSVLWRTIRVSLLVTLLCILFGLPTSFYISRKSAKTKGILMALVLFPMLINSVVRSFSWINILGNNGIINNILVNLRIVDEPIQILYTEFSVIIGSMYLFLPLMITTLIGVLDNIPGELLEASSTLGATPSRAFKDVVIPLSVPGIIVGSILVFTGTLTAYTTPQMLGGNQRMMLSTLLYQNAMTLGNWQDAGIIALVMIAITYLVMQGLNYVAGRLDRRSGGA from the coding sequence ATGATATCGCAGCGAAAGTGGTGGTTTGTATTACCGGGAACTGTCTTACTACTAGTATTCCTAATCCTGCCACTTATTTCTATTTTATGGCCAACGTTTTACGATGGTCAGTTGACACTATCTGGATACATTGATTTTTTTGGGGATTCATTCAATCGGTCTGTTTTATGGAGAACAATTCGTGTTTCATTATTAGTGACCCTATTATGTATTTTGTTTGGCTTACCAACAAGTTTTTATATTTCAAGGAAAAGTGCGAAGACGAAAGGTATCCTCATGGCTCTGGTGCTCTTTCCTATGCTTATTAATTCGGTAGTTCGCAGTTTCTCCTGGATTAATATTCTAGGAAACAACGGAATTATCAATAATATTCTGGTAAATTTACGTATTGTTGATGAACCGATTCAGATTCTTTATACAGAATTCTCAGTTATTATTGGCTCAATGTATCTTTTTCTTCCATTAATGATTACTACACTGATTGGTGTGTTGGATAATATTCCTGGAGAATTATTAGAAGCTTCTTCCACACTTGGAGCAACACCAAGTCGTGCATTTAAGGATGTTGTGATTCCTTTAAGTGTTCCTGGAATTATTGTTGGATCAATCCTGGTATTTACAGGCACGCTAACAGCTTATACTACACCTCAAATGTTAGGTGGAAATCAGAGAATGATGTTATCTACCTTACTTTACCAGAATGCTATGACCTTAGGAAATTGGCAAGATGCTGGTATAATCGCTTTAGTAATGATTGCTATTACCTATCTTGTTATGCAAGGGCTAAATTATGTTGCGGGACGATTAGATAGAAGAAGTGGAGGTGCCTAG
- a CDS encoding aldehyde dehydrogenase family protein — protein MSPITNSDFPKIINEEHYWRLKNLVEHNDVYFGGQSDDTERVIAPTVVLNPPLDEELMQEEIFGPILPVLTYQDLVEAVVYIQSKDKPLALYLFSRDEATKHDIVKYVAFGGGTINDTLIHFTNHNLPFGGVGASGMGQYHGKHSLETFSHPKGIMEKTDAFDIPLRYPPYTSLKERLVGWFM, from the coding sequence ATGTCGCCGATTACGAATTCGGATTTCCCGAAGATTATTAATGAAGAGCATTATTGGCGTTTGAAGAACTTGGTGGAGCATAACGACGTTTACTTTGGTGGCCAAAGCGATGACACGGAGCGGGTCATTGCCCCGACGGTCGTATTGAATCCGCCGCTAGATGAGGAGTTAATGCAGGAAGAGATTTTTGGACCTATTTTGCCAGTATTGACGTATCAGGACTTGGTGGAAGCGGTGGTTTATATTCAGAGCAAGGACAAGCCTTTGGCCTTGTATCTCTTTAGCCGGGATGAGGCGACCAAGCATGATATTGTTAAATACGTGGCCTTTGGGGGCGGGACGATTAACGATACTCTCATCCACTTCACCAATCACAACTTGCCTTTTGGTGGCGTGGGAGCCAGCGGGATGGGCCAATATCACGGCAAGCATAGCCTCGAGACCTTCTCGCATCCGAAGGGCATCATGGAGAAGACCGACGCCTTTGACATCCCCCTGCGCTACCCGCCGTATACAAGCTTGAAAGAGCGGCTGGTGGGGTGGTTTATGTAG
- a CDS encoding aldehyde dehydrogenase family protein, translating into MDYYYFDLIEALKQDLNKVPMESYIMEIGMIYAEIKKLKRELPKFLRPKKVPTSLMHFYSKSHIHQEPYGVVLVIAPWNYPVQLSLIPVIGALAAGNGVILKPSEMATNVSRVLNELITSTFPEYYIKVMEGDGHVSQDLLKAGVDYCFFTGSTAVGREIMKPASESLTPVTLELGGKSPAIVTDNVDLRHAAQRIAWGKFTNAGQTCIAPDYVLIDEAVLKPFLAAFKNAVHEMYGACRRLRIRISRRLLMKSIIGV; encoded by the coding sequence GTGGATTACTATTATTTCGACCTCATTGAAGCCTTGAAGCAGGATTTGAACAAGGTCCCCATGGAGAGCTATATTATGGAAATAGGCATGATCTATGCGGAAATTAAGAAGCTGAAGCGGGAATTACCCAAATTCCTCCGCCCCAAAAAGGTCCCTACTAGCCTCATGCATTTCTACTCGAAAAGCCACATCCATCAGGAGCCTTATGGGGTAGTGCTCGTCATTGCGCCTTGGAATTACCCAGTGCAACTGAGCCTCATTCCCGTAATTGGTGCCCTAGCTGCTGGGAACGGCGTCATTCTCAAACCCTCGGAAATGGCGACCAACGTCTCCCGGGTGCTCAATGAGTTAATTACCAGCACTTTCCCAGAGTACTATATTAAAGTCATGGAAGGGGACGGCCATGTCAGCCAAGACCTTTTGAAAGCCGGCGTGGATTATTGCTTCTTCACCGGCAGTACCGCGGTGGGCCGTGAAATTATGAAGCCGGCTAGCGAAAGCTTGACGCCCGTGACCTTAGAGTTGGGTGGCAAGAGCCCCGCGATTGTCACAGACAACGTGGATTTACGCCATGCTGCCCAGCGGATTGCTTGGGGCAAATTTACCAATGCCGGGCAAACCTGTATTGCACCGGATTATGTTCTGATTGATGAAGCTGTCTTGAAGCCTTTCTTAGCCGCCTTTAAGAATGCGGTCCATGAGATGTATGGGGCATGTCGCCGATTACGAATTCGGATTTCCCGAAGATTATTAATGAAGAGCATTATTGGCGTTTGA
- the tnpB gene encoding IS66 family insertion sequence element accessory protein TnpB (TnpB, as the term is used for proteins encoded by IS66 family insertion elements, is considered an accessory protein, since TnpC, encoded by a neighboring gene, is a DDE family transposase.): MIRLTEEDSYYIVYGKTDLRKGIDTLAILLQHDFNHDPFDGAYYFFCGSRSDRFKILHWDGEGFQLIYKRLENGKVHWPRANQACLEPMSLMEVTRLLKGFPLKSSISVSSKKLFY; this comes from the coding sequence TTGATTCGACTAACTGAAGAAGACAGTTATTACATCGTCTATGGTAAGACTGACCTGCGTAAAGGGATCGACACCTTAGCAATTCTCCTTCAACATGATTTTAATCACGACCCTTTTGATGGGGCTTACTACTTCTTTTGCGGTAGTCGCTCCGATCGTTTCAAAATTCTACATTGGGATGGTGAAGGCTTTCAGTTAATCTATAAACGATTGGAGAATGGTAAGGTCCACTGGCCCAGAGCTAATCAAGCCTGCTTAGAGCCCATGAGTTTGATGGAGGTGACCAGGTTATTAAAGGGCTTTCCCCTTAAATCTTCAATCTCAGTTTCGTCAAAAAAGTTATTTTATTAG
- the tnpC gene encoding IS66 family transposase, which yields MVDTLTREELLSEREELLVRHEQLAKQLELLQQELHLKNEENQYLRHKLFGRSKETHQVADGQLSLFDGVPPIEESPDLPDEEDLVVPKKRKKQKGQKRKVLEQFEEVPVVHKLEDKTCPCCQDEMVEIGKTKVREEVVYQPAHYEKQVHYGTSYKCLTCSEEEPQDVIVKAPVPKAPIQNSLGSASVIAQTIQQKYVLKVPAYRQEKVWKEGGLPINRQQINRWHILCAQYYFGYLWEELAKELLSQDIIHADETSYRVIESDKTNTYYWLFQSGRHEAHPVAIYLHDESRAHRVPQEFLADFKGHLHSDMYSAYLNLPDEITVVGCFAHLRRKFYESLPSNAPPDSVAAQAVAYCDQAFALEKSWRDLPAEERFQLRQEELSVVLTNLFDLIEPYSYQATTGKLSKAIAYATKHKEYFMNVLKDSRLELSNNLAERSIKELVIGRKNWLFSSSLQGAQASGIILSLKVTADLNGLSPVAYFQLLLEELPTLYAEGTLLDRLQAYLPWSDYVKEKLGKKES from the coding sequence ATGGTTGATACCTTAACACGCGAGGAATTGCTTTCAGAACGAGAAGAATTACTTGTCCGTCATGAACAACTCGCTAAGCAATTAGAGTTACTCCAACAAGAACTCCACTTGAAGAATGAGGAGAATCAGTACCTGCGCCACAAACTCTTTGGCCGGTCCAAAGAGACCCATCAGGTCGCAGACGGTCAGCTATCTTTATTTGATGGGGTGCCTCCCATTGAAGAATCTCCAGACTTGCCAGATGAAGAAGACCTGGTAGTTCCTAAAAAGAGAAAGAAACAAAAAGGACAAAAGCGCAAAGTCTTGGAACAGTTCGAAGAAGTTCCAGTGGTCCATAAGTTAGAGGATAAGACCTGTCCTTGTTGTCAAGACGAAATGGTGGAAATTGGCAAGACCAAGGTCCGGGAAGAAGTAGTCTACCAGCCTGCTCATTATGAAAAACAAGTCCATTATGGGACCTCTTACAAGTGCTTAACTTGCTCAGAAGAGGAGCCTCAAGATGTAATCGTCAAAGCTCCTGTTCCAAAAGCCCCGATTCAAAATAGTCTGGGGTCTGCTTCGGTGATCGCTCAAACCATTCAACAGAAGTATGTCCTCAAAGTTCCCGCTTATCGGCAAGAAAAGGTCTGGAAAGAGGGAGGGCTACCGATTAATCGCCAACAGATTAATCGGTGGCATATTCTGTGTGCCCAATATTACTTTGGTTATCTTTGGGAAGAATTGGCCAAGGAGCTTCTATCCCAAGACATTATTCATGCCGATGAAACCAGCTATCGAGTGATTGAAAGCGATAAAACCAATACTTATTATTGGCTCTTTCAATCTGGCCGTCATGAGGCCCACCCCGTGGCAATCTATCTACACGATGAATCACGAGCTCATCGGGTGCCTCAGGAATTCTTAGCTGATTTCAAGGGCCATCTCCATTCGGACATGTACAGCGCCTATTTGAATCTGCCGGATGAGATCACGGTAGTGGGATGCTTTGCCCACCTTCGTCGCAAGTTCTATGAGAGCCTGCCCAGCAATGCCCCTCCTGATTCAGTTGCGGCTCAAGCGGTTGCCTACTGCGACCAAGCTTTTGCCTTAGAGAAATCTTGGAGAGATTTGCCGGCTGAAGAAAGGTTTCAATTACGCCAAGAGGAACTGTCTGTGGTGTTGACCAACTTGTTCGATTTAATCGAACCCTACAGTTACCAAGCGACAACAGGCAAACTCTCCAAAGCCATTGCTTATGCGACCAAGCATAAAGAATACTTTATGAATGTCCTCAAGGACAGTCGCTTAGAGCTAAGCAATAATCTGGCAGAAAGGTCCATCAAAGAACTGGTCATCGGCAGGAAGAATTGGCTCTTTTCATCCAGCCTGCAAGGAGCTCAAGCTTCTGGCATCATCCTATCTTTGAAAGTGACAGCTGACTTGAACGGCCTCTCTCCGGTGGCTTATTTCCAACTGCTCTTAGAAGAATTACCCACCCTGTATGCCGAGGGAACTTTACTCGACCGTCTACAGGCTTATTTACCATGGTCTGATTATGTAAAAGAAAAACTCGGTAAAAAAGAATCATAA